From Toxotes jaculatrix isolate fToxJac2 chromosome 1, fToxJac2.pri, whole genome shotgun sequence, a single genomic window includes:
- the tm2d3 gene encoding TM2 domain-containing protein 3, with the protein MATICQIWRPDRGRCLKTHGIITLLFMDLALQCVNGYLSSPHVGHDPPPYTRDAQHGPAITSPVVPAASSESPADEENYTSKCPSGGLCSRLPADCIHCNYQYNCTYGKPADFMCKPKKGVHCIGQSGQQQTNFSLSIICQFCWQLDPSQYRCSNSTNCMTVSCPRKRYNATCDVLDHVHCLGKRRFLKRLFCDWTGGYKWSTALALSVTLGGFGADRFYLGQWREGLGKLFSFGGLGIWTLIDVLLIGVGYVGPADGSLYI; encoded by the exons ATGGCCACTATCTGTCAGATATGGAGACCGGACCGAGGACGGTGCTTAAAAACCCACGGAATAATTACGCTGTTGTTTATGGACCTGGCCTTACAATGTGTAAACG GGTACCTGAGCTCTCCTCATGTTGGCCATGACCCCCCCCCCTACACGAGAGATGCCCAGCATGGACCTGCCATCACCAGCCCAGTGGTCCCTGCTGCATCCTCAG AGTCTCCAGCAGATGAAGAGAACTACACCTCCAAGTGTCCTAGTGGGGGTTTGTGTAGTCGCCTGCCAGCTGACTGCATTCACTGCAATTACCAATACAACTGCACGTACGGGAAACCAGCAGACTTCATGTGTAAACCCAAAAAAGGGGTTCATTGTATA ggACAGTCAGGACAACAGCAAACcaacttctctctctccatcatctgtCAGTTCTGCTGGCAGCTGGATCCGTCCCAGTACCGCTGCTCAAACTCCACCAACTGTATGACAGTGTCCTGCCCACGCAAGCGCTACAACGCCACCTGTGACGTGTTAGACCATGTACATTGTTTAG GTAAAAGACGTTTTCTGAAACGCTTATTTTGTGACTGGACAGGAGGATACAAATGGTCAACAGCATTAGCACTCAG cGTCACACTTGGTGGTTTTGGTGCAGATCGGTTTTATCTGGGCCAGTGGAGAGAGGGTCTGGGCAAACTGTTCAGCTTTGGAGGTCTGGGTATTTGGACTTTGATTGATGTTCTTCTGATTGGTGTTGGTTATGTGGGACCTGCTGACGGATCTCTTTACATCTGA